The genomic segment GGCCGTGCGCCTGTTCCGCGGCGGCGGGCCCGGCGGCACGGGCCACCGGCGCGTGAAATGGTGGTCGGGCGTGCTGGTCGGGCTCGGCGTCGGCCTGGTGGCGGGGCTGAGCGGCCTGGCCGGGGGAATCGTGCTCATCCCGGCCCTGGCCCTCGTGCTCGGGCTGCCCGCCGGCTGGCTCGCCGGCACCAGCAGCGCCGTGATCGTCTTCAGTTCGGCGGGTGCGGCCCTCTCCTACCTCACCGCGCGGCCCGACGTGGCGCCCGGCGACGGCTTCGTGGGCTACGTGGCCCTGCCGGTGGTGGGCGTGCTCGCCGCCGCCGCGGTGCCCAGCGCCCAGCTCGGCGCCTGGGTGAACCGGCGCGTCCGTGGCGTCGTCTTCCGGCGCGTCTTCGCGGTGCTCATGCTGCTGGTGGTGGTGCGGCTGCTCCTCAGCCGTTGAGAAAAGCCGGTGCCGCCGGACGCCCCCGCGTATAACCTGTGTCGGTTCCCGCGCCACGCGCGCCCGCCGACCTGCCGCCCGGAGGTGTCCCATGACCCGGCCCGATCCTGCCCGACCCGACCTCACCGGACGCCGCGTGCTGCTCGTGGGCTGCGGCGACATCGGCACCGGTCTCGGCGAGACCCTGCTCGCCCGCGGCGCCGCGGTGTGGGGCCTGCGCCGCGACCCGGCGGGGCTGCCGGCCGGCTTCCACGGCGTGGCCGGCGACTTCACGCGACCGGACGGCCTGGCCGCCGTGGCGGGGCAGGCCTTCGACCACGTCGTGCTCACCTTCACCCCCGCGGGCTACACCGACGCGGCCTATGCCGCCGCCTACGTGGACGGCATGCGCCACGTCCTGGCCGCCCTCGATCCGGCGCCCGGCCACGTGATCCTCGTCTCGAGCACGAGCGTGTACCACCAGGACGACTGCGGCTGGGTCGACGAGCGCAGCGCCACCGAACCGACCCACTTCGCCGGTCGGCGCACCCTCGAGGCCGAGGCCGTGCTCCGCGACAGCGGGCTGCCCCACGTGATCGCGCGCTTCGCGGGCATCTACGGCCCGGGCCGGACCCGCCTGATCGACCAGGTGCGGGCCGGCCACGCCTGCGGTCCGGAGGAGCGGCTCTACGTCAACCGCATCCACCGCGCCGACGGCGTCGGCTTCCTGGCCCACCTCATCGACCTGCGCGAGCAGGGCGCCGACCTCGACGACCTCTACCTCGTGACCGACAGCTATCCCGTCACCATGTGGGATGTGCAGAGCTGGATCGCCTCGAAGCTCGGCCTGGATCCCTTCGCATTGAAGACCGGCCCGGTGCCCGGGCGCACGAGCAAACGCTGCCGCAACGCGCGCATGCGGGCGACGGGGTACGAGCTGCGCTATCCGGACTACATGGCGGGGTATGGGGAGCTGCTGGGGACCGACGCCTCGGCCTGAGCGGGCGGATTCCGCACGCGCATCCCCCGGCGCCCGCCGGAGGCGCCTGCTCCCGACCCCGGACGCAGGGCCGGGAGCAGACCGCGTGTCCTACGTTCGAAAGCCGCTCAGCCCCCGTTCGCCAGCAGCGCCGCCGACTTCTTCGCGTTCATGCGGAAGATCTCCGGATGGTCCGGATGCGCGTCGGCGCCGCGCTCGATGAGGTCGATGATCGCCGGGGGCGTCAGGGCGGGCTGCAGGGCCACCAGCTTGGCCGCCGTGTTGGCCACGTTGGGCGAGGCCATCGAGGTGCCGGACATCTTCATGGTGCGCCCACCCGGCACGGTGCTCTCCACCTGGAAGCCGTTGGCGTACACCTTGACGTTGCGCCCGCCGCTGGTGAACCCGGTCGGGTCGCCGGCCTGGTCGAGGGCCCCGACGACCATCAGGTTCGGCAGGTCGAAGCTCGACGGGATCACCACGTCGAACTCGACGTCGTTGTCGTCGTTGCCGGCCGCCGCCACGAAGAGGATGCCGGGCGCCGCCGCGATGGCGTCGTGCAGGCCGTCGCTCAGCACGCCGATCATCTGCCGCGCCAGCTTCGCCCGCTCCTCGGCGTCGGCACCGATGCCGTTGGCCTCGAGCCCGCCCTCGATCTCCTTGTAGCTCCAGCCCCAGCTCATGTTCACCACGCGCACGTCCGCGGCCTGGAAGTACTTCGCCGTGGCCAGGTAGTCGTCGGCCAGACGGCGCGCGATCTCCATCGTCATGGGCGCGGGCGTGCTGTGGTAGTCGAAGGTGATGCGCGCCACGAGCAGCCGCGCGAAGGGATTGCCCCGCGACGCGATGCCGGCCACGTGGGTGCCGTGCATGTAGAGCCCGCCGAAGCTGAGGCTCGTCATGAAGTCGCCGACCTCCTCGGGGGCCATGCTCGCCATGCGGCTGCGGACGGCCGTGGCCGCCGGGCTGTCGATGGCCGAGGTCATGTCGATGAAGCCCTCCATGGACTCGTACACCATCCCGAGCTTGCCCTCCTGGTCGCCCAGGGGGTGCAGCAGGTGCGGGTTGGCGACGCCGTCGAGGTCGAAGGCGATGCCGTGCACGTCGTCGACGAAGCCGTTGCCGTCGGTGTCGGCGCCGTCGGCGCGCTCGGCCGCATTGGTCCACAGCAGCCCGTCGAACGACGCCACGTCGACGCCCGAGTCCCAGATGCCGATGACGACCGGGGCCAGGCCCTGGTCCGGCGTCAGCGCGAGGTCGCGCGCGGGCCAGATGTCGGTCTTCTCCTGCTTGTTGCGCGCGAGATAGTCGCCGTACACCGCCGCGGTGACCGGGTTGAGCGCCAGGCGCTCGTCGATGGCGTAGCGCATGCCGATCAGGCCCAGCGCCAGGTCGCGGTTCAGCTCGCCCATGGCCGTGGCCGTGGGCTGCAGCCGCGACTGCACGATGCCGCGCAGCAGGTTCTCGCTCAGGTACTCGGCCCGGGCCTTGCCGCTCTTGATGTCGTCCTCGACCACGTCGTAGGGCAGGGCGAAGACGCGCTCCCGCAGCTCGGCCTCGTAGGCCGCCGCGACCTGGTCGGCGGTCGCGTCGGCGGGCAGTCCGGCCCGCGCAGCCATGTCCGCCCGCGCCACCAGACCGTTCATGAGGCGGGCCGCCTCCTTGTCCTCGAGCTCGCGCACGGCGTCGAGGTGCCGCAGGGCCGCCGCGTCGTCGCCATCGGCCAGGGCGATGGTGACCAGGCCCTGGTGCATGCCCTGCAGGGTCGCCACGTCCTCGATGGCGTAGGTCGCCATGTCGGCCTCGAGATCGGCGCGAACCGCCCCGCGCAGCGCCGCCATCACGGCCGGATCGGCCATCATCTCCTCCAGGGTGCCCTGCAGGGGATAGGTGTGGACGGGCAGCTCGTCGAGGCTGGCGACGGGAATCTTCGCCGCGGGCGGCGCCGGCACGGCCGGTGCGGTCTCGACGCCGGCGTTGTCGGGTCCGGCGCAGGCGCCGAGCAGCAGGATCGCGAGGGCGAGAACGGGAACGAGCAGGCGGCGGGTCATGGTCGACTCCTTGCTGGTGGGATGGGGGCCCGGGACGGTGCGACCGGGACGCGCCCCAATCTAGCACCCGCCGCGGGCCGATGCGAACCGAATCGCCGGCCGTCCGCGCCGGGAAACTTGAGGTAAACCCTTAGTGGAATCGGCCGAACAGAAGAGCAGGATCGAGGGCCTGAGCCCCGGAAACCAGGCATTTCACGGAGGAAGACATGTCCACGCGGCATCTGCTCAACATGACCCTGGGCGCCTTCACCCTGCTGCTGCTCGCGGCGGTGGGCGTGGTGTTCAGCACCAACGGCAACCAGGCCGACGAACAGACCCGGATCGATCTCGCCGTGCGCCAGCAGGTTCTCGTGCAGGACCTCACCCGGCAGGCCGCCGCCCTGGCCGACGCCGAAGCCCGCGAGGACGTGGATCGGGCCCGCCAGGATCTGGCCCGCACCGTGACCCAGTTCGACCGCAACCTCACCGCCCTGCTCCACGGCGGCCAGGCCGTCGACCCCAACGGCCAGACCGTGGTGATCGAACGCACCCGCAACGACATGGCCCGCCTCGCCCTCGAGGACGGCGCCCACCTGTGGCTGGAGACCGGCGTGCCCCTGGCCGACCTCGCGGCCGGCGAGTTCTCCGTGTACAGCGCCGCCGGCCAGAAGGCCGTCAAGAACCTGCGCGCCAACGACGTCGAGCTCATGCAGACCATGGGCACCGCGGCCAACGCCCTGCGCATGGGCATCCACGCCCGGGGAACCGTTTCCGGCATCGCGCGCTGGGCCGCCGCCGCCCTGGCGGTGGTGGTCGTCGGCCTGGCCTTCTTCCGGCGTTCGGTGCTGGCCCAGGAGGGCCCCGCGCCCGCCGCACGGCCCGCCCCGCCGGCCCGCGCACTGGCGGTCGCCGAACCCGGCGCCGAATCGCCCCTCGCGCCGCGCCCGTTCGCTCGTCCGGTCGCACCCGTCGCTCCGCCGGCGGTGTACACGTCGCCCGTCGACTTCGATTCGGTGAACGCCTCGGTCGACCAGATGAGCGTCGACATGAACACCATCGCCGGCAGCACCGACAAGATGCGCGTGGCCATCGACTCGATCGGCCACGCCCTGCAGGGCATGCTCTACAGCCTGAACGAGATGGCCCAGGACACGGCCGAGGGCCACAAGATCGTGCGCAACGCCAACAACGCCGCCAGCTTCACCGCCGCCACGGCCGCCGACCTGGCCGAGAGCGCGCGCGGCATGGCCGACGTGGTCAGCCGCGTCACCCAACTGGCCCGCAAGACCAAGGACGTCGCCGCCCAGATCGACACCGAAGCCGTCCACACCGGCACCACGGGCGAGGCCTTCACCTCGGTGGTCGCCGGCGAGGTCAAGGGTCTGGCGCGCCAGACCAACATGGCGACCCAGGAGATCGACCGCACGGTGACCGAGATCCTGCAGACGGCCC from the bacterium genome contains:
- a CDS encoding sulfite exporter TauE/SafE family protein, coding for MELTLAFIAIVAAAGLVAGFVAGFVGVGGGIIMVPVLLELFRAAGVPEAVVVQAAMGTSLSVAVFSIGSAIVRHGRQKRIYWRLVPMLAPGSLAGGWLAARLATVLPGSWLQLGLAGLLAVSAVRLFRGGGPGGTGHRRVKWWSGVLVGLGVGLVAGLSGLAGGIVLIPALALVLGLPAGWLAGTSSAVIVFSSAGAALSYLTARPDVAPGDGFVGYVALPVVGVLAAAAVPSAQLGAWVNRRVRGVVFRRVFAVLMLLVVVRLLLSR
- a CDS encoding NAD(P)H-binding protein; this translates as MTRPDPARPDLTGRRVLLVGCGDIGTGLGETLLARGAAVWGLRRDPAGLPAGFHGVAGDFTRPDGLAAVAGQAFDHVVLTFTPAGYTDAAYAAAYVDGMRHVLAALDPAPGHVILVSSTSVYHQDDCGWVDERSATEPTHFAGRRTLEAEAVLRDSGLPHVIARFAGIYGPGRTRLIDQVRAGHACGPEERLYVNRIHRADGVGFLAHLIDLREQGADLDDLYLVTDSYPVTMWDVQSWIASKLGLDPFALKTGPVPGRTSKRCRNARMRATGYELRYPDYMAGYGELLGTDASA
- a CDS encoding S8 family serine peptidase; amino-acid sequence: MTRRLLVPVLALAILLLGACAGPDNAGVETAPAVPAPPAAKIPVASLDELPVHTYPLQGTLEEMMADPAVMAALRGAVRADLEADMATYAIEDVATLQGMHQGLVTIALADGDDAAALRHLDAVRELEDKEAARLMNGLVARADMAARAGLPADATADQVAAAYEAELRERVFALPYDVVEDDIKSGKARAEYLSENLLRGIVQSRLQPTATAMGELNRDLALGLIGMRYAIDERLALNPVTAAVYGDYLARNKQEKTDIWPARDLALTPDQGLAPVVIGIWDSGVDVASFDGLLWTNAAERADGADTDGNGFVDDVHGIAFDLDGVANPHLLHPLGDQEGKLGMVYESMEGFIDMTSAIDSPAATAVRSRMASMAPEEVGDFMTSLSFGGLYMHGTHVAGIASRGNPFARLLVARITFDYHSTPAPMTMEIARRLADDYLATAKYFQAADVRVVNMSWGWSYKEIEGGLEANGIGADAEERAKLARQMIGVLSDGLHDAIAAAPGILFVAAAGNDDNDVEFDVVIPSSFDLPNLMVVGALDQAGDPTGFTSGGRNVKVYANGFQVESTVPGGRTMKMSGTSMASPNVANTAAKLVALQPALTPPAIIDLIERGADAHPDHPEIFRMNAKKSAALLANGG